The window GCTCGATCCCGAGGTGTACTTCTGGGCGCACGCGACGATCTTCGACGCGCTGTTCCAGTCGATCGACATGTTCGGCAAGCCGCTGAGCGAGGCGGACAAGGACCGGCTCTACGCCGAGGGGTGCGACATCTACCGGGCGTACGGCGTCAGCGACCGGGTCATGCCGCCGGACTGGCCGTCGTTCCAGGAGTACTTCGACCGGATGTGCCGGGAACGGCTGGAGATCACTCCGGCGGCCCAGGCGCTGATCGACTTCAGCAAGAACCCGCCGAAGGAGTTCCCGCTGGTGCCCGCGCCGATCTACCGGGCCGTGCGCAAGCCCAGCGGGAAGCTGCTGTGGTGGCTGGCGGTGGGCACCCTGCCCGTCTCCGTCCGCGACCACATCGGCGAGCCCTGGAGCGAGGCCGACCAACGCAGGTTCGACCGCGTGCGCCGGGTGATCAGCTCCGGCTGGCCGGTCCTGCCCTCGCCGCTGCGGCACACGGTGCGGGCGCGGGAGGGGTATCGGCGGACCGGGTCGGGCCCGGTGACCGCCAGTAGGCTCACGGTGTGACCTCGCCGGATTCCGCCAGCCTGCTCGACCTCGTCACCGCCGCGACCGACACCGACGCGGTGGGCGAGACGATCCTCGACGCCGCCCTGGCCGAGATGCTCGACTTCGGCCTGCGCCGCACCAACGTCGAGGTCGTCGCGAAGCGGGCCGGGGTGTCGCGGGCGACGGTGTACCGGCGGTTCGAGACGAAAGACGCGCTCGTCCAAGCGGTGCTCGTGCGGGAGAGCCGGCGGTTCTACACCGAGATCGCGGAGGCGGTCGCGGCCCTGCCGACCGTGGCCGAACGGCTCGTCGAGGGTTTCGTCGTCGGCGTGCGCCACGCCCGCACCGAGCCGCTGATGAACCGGCTGCTGGCCACCGACCCGGAGGCGCTGCTGCCGTACCTCACCACCCACGGGTACGCGGTCGTCGCGGCGTCCCGGGATTTCCTTGTGTGGCAGGGAGAACAGGTGGCGGGGAAGCTGCAGCCGGTGGAGAACCGCGACCCGGCGGGAGTCGCGGAGATCTTCGTGCGGCTCGCGATCTCGTTCACCCTGACCCCGCAAACCTGCATCCCGTTCGACACCGACGACGACATCCGGCGGTTCGCGACCAGCTACCTCGCGGTCCTCATGCGGGAGTTCGACGCCTGAGCGGTGGCGCTGACGGCCGTGGCGAACCGCGCGACCTGACCGGTCAGGGTGCCGTTGTGCACCAGTTCGATCCGGTGGACCGCTCGGGGCACGGAGATCGGGACCGCGGCCGTGGTGATCGCGCTCGCGGGAAGCACCGCGAGCCCGAGGCCGGCGGCGACCAAGGCGAGCAAACCGGTCACGTCACAACCCTCGTAGCGCAGGCACGCACGGAAACCGTCGGTGGTGGCGGAGACCCGCAACCGGGCGAGCGGGATGGCCGCGTCGGGCGCGTCGATCCACCTCGCGTCGGCGAGGTCGGTCAGCCGCAGCGCACTGCGCCCGGCGAGGGGGTGGTCCGTGGGCAGCGCGACCGCCAGCGGCTGCTCGACCACCGCCCGGGTGGTCAGGGGGCTGATGTCGGTGAGGTGCAGTGGATCGCTGGGTGCGGCCATTCCGTCGACCAACGCGACGTCCGCGGTTCCCCTGGCGACCGAGGCGATCGCCTCCTCCCGGCCGACGACCCGCACGGTCAGCCCGCGGAGGGCGTGAGCGGCGGCGGCGAGGCTCGGCGGCGCCGCCAGCGGTGACATCGCGACGGTGACCTCATCCGCGGCCACGGAGGAGAGTCGGGCGAGGTCCGCCCGGGCGGCCTCCAGCCGCAGGAGCAGCGGTTCGGCGTGGTCGAGCAGTCGTAGGCCGACCGTCGTTGGGGCGACCGGTCGCCGGGTGAAGAGCTTGGCGCCGAGATCGCCTTCGAGCACGGAGATCTGCTGCGACACCGCGGACTGTGTGTAGCCGAGCTCGTGCGCCGCCGCGGAAAACGAGCCCAGCCGGGCGACCGTGACGAAGGTGCGGAGAAGATGGGGGTCCACGAGATCAGTATTGCTTATGGACGGACCATTAATCATCGTTGGTGCTGAAGCCTGCCGTCCGCCACGATCGACGCATGGCAGCAACCTCGACAACGACCCGCCTCGCCCTGGTGGGCGACCGGTCGCCCGCGGTGCGGGCGCACGTGCGCCTTCCCGGCCTGATCGGCGCGTTGGCCGAGCATGATGGGCTGGTCGTCGACGCCTACTGGATCCCTACGGAGGACGCGGCGCACGCGGGTGCCCTCGATGGCTTCGACGCGATCTGGCTCGTTCCCGGAAGCCCGTACCAGGATGAGGCGGGGGCGATCGCCGCGGTCCGGGCGGCTCGCGAGGGTGGGATCCCGTTTCTCGGCACGTGCGGGGGATTCCAGCTCGCGATGCTCGAGTTCGCCCGCACGGTCTGCGGCTTGGTCGACGCGGAACACGCCGAGGAACACCCGGAGGCCGAACAGGCGGTCATCGTGCCGCTCGCCTGCTCGCTGGTCGGACACGACAGCGTGGTCCAGGTGGAACGCGGCTCGCTGGCGGAGCGCGCTCTCGGCGCGCGGCGCACGATCGAGCGCTACTTCTGTTCCTACGGACTCGATCCCGCATATGTCGACACCCTGCGGGCCGCGGGTCTGCGGTTCAGCGGAGCGGACGAGACCGGCGACGTCCGCATCGCCGAACTGCCCGGCCACCCGTTCTTCCTCGCCACGCTCTTCCAGCCCGAACTCGCCGACGGTCCGCGCGCCCACCCGGTGGTCCGAGCGTTCGCGACGGCCGCCGTGGACCGCCTGGGCGGGCGTTGACCACCGCCGGTTCCGGCGCACTGGGGGTGTGTCGGAACCGGCGGTCCACTCTCGGGTGCGTGTGGTTGGCTACGAAGCCATGTCCGGGGCAAGAGTCGCACCGCGGATCCGGAAGTCCCGGGCGACCGCGGTGATCGCCGCACCCACCTCTTCGCTATCCCGGCCGCGGAACCGGAACCGACCACCCACGTGCTCGTAGTAGGCGTCCGCAGCGGGAAGGATCTCGCCCTCCCGCAGAACTACCTCGGCGTACAGGCCGGGGACCGTGCCGAGCATCGGTGTGGCCAGGTGGATCCGACAGGGCCGCTCAGCGGGCGCGGGCACGATCAGCCACCCGCCCACTTCCTCGCCGAGCGGCGGCCCAGCCGCAGGCGACTCGCCAAGCGCGATACGGAAGGCGGCCTCGTTCAAGTCGTAGCCGTGGACTTCCCGCCACAGGAAGGGAATCTCCGCACCACCCGCCCGCGCCCCGACTTCCAGGAATCGGAGTTCGTCGCCATCGACGAACACCTCCAAGTGGAAGACCACCGGCTTGGTGGTGAGCGCGCCCAGCACACGTTGGGCGAACTTGCCTATGCCGCAGTGGTCCTCGACCTCCACCGACCCGAGGGGCGTGCCGGTGCGAAACTCGAGACACGTCCGCAGATAGCGTGACACCCGCACAGCGGTGATCTCGCGTCCGTCGAACACACCGTCCACATGGTGCACGTCGCCCGAACTGAACGCCTGCACCAACATCCCGCCCACCTCCGCGGGCAGGTCCGCGGGCTCGGCCACCACGACCACGCCCTCGCTCGAACTGCTCGCACGCGGTTTGAGCACCACCGGCCAGCCGTGCGACGCGGCGAAAGCGTGCACGTCGGCGGGTTCGGAGACCGCGGCGAAGGCGGGCACCTCGACGCCCGCCTCCGCCACCGCCTGGGACATGACGAGCTTGTCGCGGAACAGGTTCGTCTCGGCGACCGTCGGACCGGGGCATCCCCACTCGGCGCGCAACTGTGCGGCGACAAGCAGATCGTCCTCTTTCAGCGCCACAATGCCCACGGGAGCGCCGAAGCGGGCAGCGAGGCCGCGGACCTCGGCCCGCACCGCGGGGAGGTCGTCGGTCTCGGGCACGACGACGACCTCCCTGGCGGTCGGTGGCACGGCGTCGATCCCCACGTCGGTGGTGACATAGGTGACGTCGTACCGGTCGTGGTCGAGATAGCGGGCGTAGTCCGCGTACCGGTCCCGCCACCTGTGCAGCACCACGACATGTTGTGTCATGGCTGGGCGACCCGGTAGAAGCCGTGCCCGTCGAGGTAGTTCACCGCGCGGAAGTCGTCGGCGACGACCTGGGCGACCGGGTGCGCGAGGCCGATCATCATCGGCTCCGTGCAGTCGTCCACCGTCTTCGCCAACGGCTGCCCTGGCTGCACACCCATGTGCACCTTGTGGAAACTGGGCAGCTGCCGCACCTGGTCCAGCAGCGGGTACGACTCCAGGACGCCCTCGACCGGCGAGGTCAGAAACGCCATCACCACGTGCTGGTCGACCCGGTGCGGCCGCTGGTACTCCGCGACGAACCGCTCCGGCTCCAGGTAGGCGTCGACCGCCCA is drawn from Actinokineospora alba and contains these coding sequences:
- a CDS encoding LysR family transcriptional regulator, with translation MDPHLLRTFVTVARLGSFSAAAHELGYTQSAVSQQISVLEGDLGAKLFTRRPVAPTTVGLRLLDHAEPLLLRLEAARADLARLSSVAADEVTVAMSPLAAPPSLAAAAHALRGLTVRVVGREEAIASVARGTADVALVDGMAAPSDPLHLTDISPLTTRAVVEQPLAVALPTDHPLAGRSALRLTDLADARWIDAPDAAIPLARLRVSATTDGFRACLRYEGCDVTGLLALVAAGLGLAVLPASAITTAAVPISVPRAVHRIELVHNGTLTGQVARFATAVSATAQASNSRMRTAR
- a CDS encoding TetR/AcrR family transcriptional regulator, with product MTSPDSASLLDLVTAATDTDAVGETILDAALAEMLDFGLRRTNVEVVAKRAGVSRATVYRRFETKDALVQAVLVRESRRFYTEIAEAVAALPTVAERLVEGFVVGVRHARTEPLMNRLLATDPEALLPYLTTHGYAVVAASRDFLVWQGEQVAGKLQPVENRDPAGVAEIFVRLAISFTLTPQTCIPFDTDDDIRRFATSYLAVLMREFDA
- a CDS encoding oxygenase MpaB family protein; its protein translation is MDATELPGPGSLHWRYGGDRRGYLLLVRAGLLQLMHPGLGAGVEQHSDFFSEPWQRVLRSVPQIQGTTFDWPEGGATARKIRDYHTEIKGIDQQGRRYHALDPEVYFWAHATIFDALFQSIDMFGKPLSEADKDRLYAEGCDIYRAYGVSDRVMPPDWPSFQEYFDRMCRERLEITPAAQALIDFSKNPPKEFPLVPAPIYRAVRKPSGKLLWWLAVGTLPVSVRDHIGEPWSEADQRRFDRVRRVISSGWPVLPSPLRHTVRAREGYRRTGSGPVTASRLTV
- a CDS encoding ATP-grasp domain-containing protein, with the protein product MTQHVVVLHRWRDRYADYARYLDHDRYDVTYVTTDVGIDAVPPTAREVVVVPETDDLPAVRAEVRGLAARFGAPVGIVALKEDDLLVAAQLRAEWGCPGPTVAETNLFRDKLVMSQAVAEAGVEVPAFAAVSEPADVHAFAASHGWPVVLKPRASSSSEGVVVVAEPADLPAEVGGMLVQAFSSGDVHHVDGVFDGREITAVRVSRYLRTCLEFRTGTPLGSVEVEDHCGIGKFAQRVLGALTTKPVVFHLEVFVDGDELRFLEVGARAGGAEIPFLWREVHGYDLNEAAFRIALGESPAAGPPLGEEVGGWLIVPAPAERPCRIHLATPMLGTVPGLYAEVVLREGEILPAADAYYEHVGGRFRFRGRDSEEVGAAITAVARDFRIRGATLAPDMAS
- a CDS encoding CTP synthase C-terminal region-related (seleno)protein, which produces MAATSTTTRLALVGDRSPAVRAHVRLPGLIGALAEHDGLVVDAYWIPTEDAAHAGALDGFDAIWLVPGSPYQDEAGAIAAVRAAREGGIPFLGTCGGFQLAMLEFARTVCGLVDAEHAEEHPEAEQAVIVPLACSLVGHDSVVQVERGSLAERALGARRTIERYFCSYGLDPAYVDTLRAAGLRFSGADETGDVRIAELPGHPFFLATLFQPELADGPRAHPVVRAFATAAVDRLGGR